TGTTCATCCATGACTACAATCGCCAAATCAGACGGAAGTTGGTCGAGCAAGGGAATACCCCCTTTTCCTCTGCCCCGTACTAAAATGTACTACCAATGGTACAACCTCTAACAACCTCTAACAACGTCCAACAGCGACTCAATCGCAAAGCGCTCATCGGTGTTGGCAGGAACTAAATCATAGGCAATGGGAATTCCACTCCAGGTACTGAGCAAGGTGAGTTTGTAGCCAAAGTCATCCATCTGCCGAGCCGCACCACAGGCCGGTGCAGCATTGCCAGAAAAATCACTGCGGGTTTTGTCCCCCTTGAGTCCCAGCACAGGAATCGGTTTGGTGTCTACTAGCAGATGGGTTTTCTGGTCTGCTCCTAAGGCTACGACCCAACTACGTCGCAGCGATTCTAGCATCCCATCCAATTGGCGTAGGCGGCGATTGAACTGGCTCTGATCCAACAACTGTGGAAACCAAGGCAGATAGTTAGCACGTATAAAGCCAAGAAACTGAGTTTCACCGGGAAACGGCAGATAGTCCATCAGCAAGGCTAAGGTTAGCACTTCGCTATCACTGAATTGCACGTGCGCTCCTGGTCGGGGATAGACAAGCACGGTACTCTGCTGTCGATACCAATTGTCTACCAGAACAAAAATGGTCGTCATCAAGCTGGGAAGGTCTATGCTAGTCATGGGGGAGGGGGAGTTTCAAAGGTGGTACTTCGATTCTCAGTCTCTCCTGCCCTTTTGTCTCATTCACATTAGACGTAATTTACAAAAGTACATGGTGAACCCTTTTCACCCAGTTGGTTCACTACTATAGGCGAAGCGGAACAATCACCAGAATCTTTATTCTGAACGTATAGATTCCCGCCTGTTTCGAGGCACGCATGCTATGACTGATCTTCTAATCTCTCTCCTTGCCGCATTTGCTCAGTGCGATCGCGCCGCGTTTCTGCGAAAAACCCACGATCCAGCCAAAGCCCAGGCCGATTTTTTGCGATCGCTCCTCCAGGTGCAGAAAGATACGGTACTGGGACAACTGCATGGACTGGGAGAGATCCAAACTGTCGATCAATTCCGGCAACGGGTTCCCATCTGGCCGTATCAGAACTACGAACCCTACATCGCCCGTGCGATCGCCGGAAAACCAAATGTAATGACCGCCGATCCTGTCGTGTACTTCAACATGACCAGCGGTTCGACGGGCAGTAAGAAAATGATTCCCGTGACGCGGCGATCGCGCAATGAGGTTGAAAAAGTGAATCGTCTGGGCATTGCCTTTGCCGCTGCTGCCGCCCACAAACGGGGGCTGTCCCTTGGCAAAATGCTGCTAGCCAGTTCGGCACAATCGATGGGCAAAACCGAAAATGGAACTCCTTACGGCCCGGTTAGCGTCAGCGGGTTGCGCCTCATGAACGGTATCTATCGCCGGATCTTTGCCTATCCCTTTGAAGCCCTCCAAGTCGGAGATTTTGAAACCCGGCATTATGTGTGTCTTGCCTTTGCTCTGCGCGAAAAAAACTTGAAGGTGATCGGTGCAAATTTCCCCGTATTGGGTCTGCGGTTGGCGCAATATCTAGAACAGTACTCGGAAACCTTGGTGAACGATGTCCGTAATGGTGGGTTTGCTGATGGGTTGCCTATTGAGCCGGATCTGCGTGCCAAGCTAGAACGCCTGTGTCCGCCAAATCCCAAACGAGCCGATGAGCTAGAGGCGATTTTACGCACCGAAGGACGCCTGACTCCTAAAGCGGTATGGCCGAATTTGTCGCTGATTATCACCGCACGGGGGGGAACATCGAACTTCTACCTGGAACGATTTCCAGAATACTTTGGTGATGTTCCGGTCTATGGCGGTACCTACGCCTCTGCAGAGGCGATCTTTGGCATTCATCGAGACGCTAATACCGATGGCGTCATTCCCGCGCTTAGCAGCGGCTTCTATGAATTCATCCCCGAAGATCAGTGGGAGGTGGAAAATCCCCAAACGAAGTTGGTGCATGAACTCACGGTGGGCGATCGCTACCGCATCTTAGTCACCAATTACAACGGTCTCTATCGGTATGACATTGGTGATGTGGTGGAAGTCGAAGGCTACTACAACGATACCCCTACTCCGCTAATTATCTTCCGACACCGCAAGGGTGGGGTTCTGTGCGCCACCACCGAGAAAACCACCGAGTTCCACGTGATTCAAACCATGCAGCAACTTCAGCAGGAGTTTGACGTGGCTTTAGAAAACTTCTGCGTGACTCTTTCTAAGGATTTGCCAAGTTATTATTTACTAAATATTGAACTAGCGGACGGGCAGACCCTAGACAATCCCCAGCGTTTTCTCCATCGCTTTGAAGCGGTGTTGACGAAGGTTCAGGAGTCCTATGCGGCGAAACGTAAGGGTCAGATCCCGCCCCCGCATCTTCGAATTCTGGCTCCGGGTAGCTTTGCCCAAGTGCGCCAGCGGATGATTCAGCGGGGGGTGTTTGAGCCCCAGCTTAAGTTTCCCCACATTAGCGACGATCGCCAGTTATTAGATGGTCTGACGGTACTAGACGAGGTTCCGTTTGCCCAAGAAGCGATCGCCGCTCGTCGTTAAGTCGTATCAAATTCAGCTAATGAGTGACCCATTTCAGGTAGGTTGGGGCGGTTTTTGCCGTTAACCCTCAATACTCGCTGGGTTCTGTCTGCTAAACCCGCCCGTATCCATAATCGGTATTCAAGCAGATTGATATAGCTGTTGCCAGCTAGCTTAGGACATGGACATTTTGGCTAGCGCTATATCAGGGCTCGAATGGTGTGGTTGGGTGGCGTGCTGTGCAGCAGGTCGTATTCAGCATCGGATGTCCACAGTTCATAACCTTCCGAATGACCTATCCCCCCACAGGGGATACACATTGCGATAGGATGGAACTGATAAGTCGTATACAATCCTGAAGCGCGGCGTTCCCATTCCTCTGGGTATGGAGGATGCTCCGCTTGAGTGTGTTGGTGTACTCAATATTTTGGAAACACGATTGAATCCGAGACGATATGTTCAAATCGATTCTGTCACACCTGAAAACTTTGATTCCGGCAGAGGCTGTTCACGCCCATTGTGATGGTCCCTGTGGTGTATATGATCCGGCATCGGCTCGGATCACGGCTGAAGCCGTTCTGTCCATGACGAAGAAGATCCTGGATCTCGCTCCACCTGCGCCTGGTGATGCTAAAGCAGCGATCGCGTACCAAAATACGCTGTCTCGCTACATCGCTATCAAAGAGGAGCAAGCGCAGAAGACCAAGGAAGATCTGTTGATTCTCTGGACGGACTACTTCAAGCCTGTTCATCTTGAGAAGTTCCCCGATCTGCACGACACCTTCTGGAAGGCGGCCAAGCTATGTTCTGCTTGTAAAGTAGAGGTTAGCTTGGAGCATGCTCAAGAACTAATGGACGCTGTTGAAAAGATCCACACCATGTTCTGGGCTTCGAAGGATCGTACCGTTCCTTTTTACAAAGCAAGCTAGTTTGGGTCATTGATTGCAAGAAAAGAGTGTAGTGATGACGATCGCTACACTCTTTGTGTCAGAGCATTTATGAGTAAGTCGCTGGAACTGCGTGACGCCACCGGAATAGATGTGTTGTTATGGGTTTTGAGACGGCGATCGCGGGTCAAGGTTACCGGAAGGTCGATGACTCCCTTGTTCCAACCGGGAGATGAACTGCTAGTCAATCCCTTCGCCTATCAACAATCCCTCCCCCAGATGGGGGACATCGTTGTAGCATGGCATCCCCAACGAGAAGGGTTTAAGCTCATCAAGCGAATTGTTGATATAACGATAGACGGCTATTGGTTAGAGGGAGATAATCCGAATGAGAGTACCGATAGCCGTTCCTTTGGTGCAATTCCAGTGACGTCCATTTTAGGAAAAGTAGTGTGTCGGTTTTAGAAGGCTGTCTAGGTTGAAAGATGTTCGGAGGGAAGAATGGGGACTGAACAAAACAAACTAGAACATTTTGATCCAAGCGGCATTGGCCTAGATAACGGAAATTTGCTGGGTCTCCCCTTTGACTATGATTCAGCCGAAACGATTATTTTGGGTGTGCCGTGGGAAGTGACTGTCTCCTATCGTCCGGGAACGGCCTACGGCCCCAAAGCAGTTCTTGAAGCTTCGCGCCAGTTAGATATCTACGATATTGACCATCCTCACGGCTGGGAGCAGGGCATCTATATGTGTCCAATTTCTGCCGAGATTTTAGAGAAAAATAGCCAGCTTCGCCAAGAAGTAACCAAGATTATTGAAGCGATGGAGCAAGGCGTTGAGATTGAGTCCGATCCAGATTTGGTGCGATCGCGCCATCTCGTCAACGAGGGCGGACATGCTTTAAACCAATGGCTCTTTTCCCAAACTCAAGCGGCGCTAAATGCAGGCAAACGCGTCGGCTTGGTGGGTGGAGATCACAGCATTCCGTTGGGTTATCTCCAAGCGTTAGCCACACGCTATGCTAACTTTGGCATCCTCCACATTGACGCCCACGCCGATCTCCGCGATGCCTACGAGGGATTTCAATTTTCCCATGCGTCAATCATGTTCAACGCCCTCGACATTCCACAGATCACTAAGTTAGTGCAGGTGGGCATTCGCGATCTCTGTCATGAAGAAGTTGCCCTGATTGAGCGATCGCCCGATCGCATTCACACTTTCTACGACCCTCGATTGAAAGAAGAACTCTACGCGGGAACGCCCTGGCTCGATATTTGCCAGAGAATCGTAGAAACGCTACCAGAATATGTCTACATCAGTTTTGACGTTGATGGACTTGACCCCAAACTCTGTCCTGAAACGGGGACTCCCGTTCCCGGTGGCTTAGAGTTAGAGCAAGTCTTTTGTCTCTTTCGAGAAGTGGTGCGGAGCGATCGCCACATCATTGGTTTCGACGTATCGGAGATAGGTAATGCTGCCTGGGATGGCAATGTGGGTGCAAGGGCGGTATATAAGCTGTGTAATTTAATGAGTCTCTCGCGATTGGTGTAGCGACTAACGGCTTACCTAGGATGGGGTGCAGCGCTGAACTCCCTGCGTGGAGAAGGCTGCCCCCCATCTCTCAACGGTCTTATAGCGCTAGCCATATCGGTTAGGACATTTTGGTGGGACGGCTTCGCCACTCCACCAAAATGTCCATGTCCTAAGCTAGCTGGCCATAGCTATAACAGTGGCTATCGTCTATTATTCAGCGACAGGTGGCATCACGACCTTACGGGCTAACCCCAACTGTTGGAGGAGTACGATCGCCCACCACGTCATGTCAATTTCCCACCATCTCCAGCCTGCCTTAGCCACGTTGGGATAGGCATGGTGATTGTTATGCCATCCTTCCCCATAGGTGAGAATAGCTGCCCACCAAAGATTTCGGGAATTATCGTTAGAGGGATGGGACCGGTATCCGGTCATGTGGGTAGCAGAGTTAATCAACCATGTACTGTGCCACAGCAAAACGGTACGTATAACCAGGCCATAGAGCACAAACGACCATCCG
This is a stretch of genomic DNA from Synechococcales cyanobacterium T60_A2020_003. It encodes these proteins:
- a CDS encoding GH3 auxin-responsive promoter family protein, coding for MTDLLISLLAAFAQCDRAAFLRKTHDPAKAQADFLRSLLQVQKDTVLGQLHGLGEIQTVDQFRQRVPIWPYQNYEPYIARAIAGKPNVMTADPVVYFNMTSGSTGSKKMIPVTRRSRNEVEKVNRLGIAFAAAAAHKRGLSLGKMLLASSAQSMGKTENGTPYGPVSVSGLRLMNGIYRRIFAYPFEALQVGDFETRHYVCLAFALREKNLKVIGANFPVLGLRLAQYLEQYSETLVNDVRNGGFADGLPIEPDLRAKLERLCPPNPKRADELEAILRTEGRLTPKAVWPNLSLIITARGGTSNFYLERFPEYFGDVPVYGGTYASAEAIFGIHRDANTDGVIPALSSGFYEFIPEDQWEVENPQTKLVHELTVGDRYRILVTNYNGLYRYDIGDVVEVEGYYNDTPTPLIIFRHRKGGVLCATTEKTTEFHVIQTMQQLQQEFDVALENFCVTLSKDLPSYYLLNIELADGQTLDNPQRFLHRFEAVLTKVQESYAAKRKGQIPPPHLRILAPGSFAQVRQRMIQRGVFEPQLKFPHISDDRQLLDGLTVLDEVPFAQEAIAARR
- the sodN gene encoding superoxide dismutase, Ni, whose product is MFKSILSHLKTLIPAEAVHAHCDGPCGVYDPASARITAEAVLSMTKKILDLAPPAPGDAKAAIAYQNTLSRYIAIKEEQAQKTKEDLLILWTDYFKPVHLEKFPDLHDTFWKAAKLCSACKVEVSLEHAQELMDAVEKIHTMFWASKDRTVPFYKAS
- the sodX gene encoding nickel-type superoxide dismutase maturation protease, whose amino-acid sequence is MSKSLELRDATGIDVLLWVLRRRSRVKVTGRSMTPLFQPGDELLVNPFAYQQSLPQMGDIVVAWHPQREGFKLIKRIVDITIDGYWLEGDNPNESTDSRSFGAIPVTSILGKVVCRF
- a CDS encoding agmatinase family protein; its protein translation is MGTEQNKLEHFDPSGIGLDNGNLLGLPFDYDSAETIILGVPWEVTVSYRPGTAYGPKAVLEASRQLDIYDIDHPHGWEQGIYMCPISAEILEKNSQLRQEVTKIIEAMEQGVEIESDPDLVRSRHLVNEGGHALNQWLFSQTQAALNAGKRVGLVGGDHSIPLGYLQALATRYANFGILHIDAHADLRDAYEGFQFSHASIMFNALDIPQITKLVQVGIRDLCHEEVALIERSPDRIHTFYDPRLKEELYAGTPWLDICQRIVETLPEYVYISFDVDGLDPKLCPETGTPVPGGLELEQVFCLFREVVRSDRHIIGFDVSEIGNAAWDGNVGARAVYKLCNLMSLSRLV